Proteins encoded within one genomic window of Bradyrhizobium sp. CB1717:
- a CDS encoding adenylate/guanylate cyclase domain-containing protein yields the protein MTDGAAQSSSGTMPPRRSLFCKYFATLFVAAVVPLILGAAVEASFGYRDQRRQISAVLQADARAASDRIEAFTDGIRDQLGWMVQLPWSAGDDAQHKIDALRLLQQVPAIVSVSLLDETGTERVFVSRLHLNRTGRGIDMSTDPAVLGARANKVWYGPVQYQRDSEPYMRIAVAGSLPAAGVAIAEVNLKLIWDVIAAIRIGETGYAIVVDDSGHLIAHPDISLVLRGRASSGSFGRIKHLAGAASGAAVITGDRGNPVVALSVQAADVGWTVIAMQPASEAFASIRAALWRSSILIAFGVLIALALAYWRAHRMSGPIKQLEEGVERIRTGQFEHRIKIFSGDELQQLALRFNEMASELAISQQKSARIERLKQFLPSQVAELVEHSHELLEGQRREVAVIFGDLRGFTAFSTRNEPDVIMAVMREYYEAVGVVTTRHEATLIGFDGDGVMLLVNAPVACEQPATQAVRLAIDLQMTVQSLAGKWCDAGHAIGFGVGVAMGPATVGTVGYNGRLDYTAMGAVVNLASRLCNLAKDAQILADPTIAGRVRDSVPLASLGQRTIKGYDQALEVFAVAPADLPLKPPGSGQRRREKEPQDH from the coding sequence ATGACGGACGGTGCTGCGCAGTCCTCTTCGGGTACGATGCCCCCGCGTCGCTCGCTGTTCTGCAAGTACTTCGCGACGTTGTTTGTCGCTGCGGTCGTGCCTCTGATACTCGGCGCGGCCGTCGAGGCTTCTTTCGGTTACCGAGACCAGCGCCGCCAGATCAGCGCGGTGCTGCAGGCCGATGCTCGCGCGGCGTCCGACAGGATCGAGGCGTTCACCGACGGCATCCGAGATCAGCTGGGTTGGATGGTGCAGCTTCCCTGGTCTGCCGGAGACGATGCGCAACATAAGATCGATGCCTTGCGCCTCCTCCAGCAGGTGCCTGCAATCGTTTCGGTTTCGCTTCTGGATGAGACCGGCACCGAACGGGTCTTTGTTTCCAGGCTGCATCTGAACAGGACCGGGCGCGGCATTGATATGTCTACGGATCCCGCTGTCCTGGGCGCACGCGCCAACAAGGTTTGGTACGGACCGGTTCAGTACCAGAGGGATTCAGAGCCCTACATGAGGATCGCGGTTGCCGGGAGCCTGCCGGCCGCGGGGGTTGCGATCGCCGAGGTCAATCTGAAGCTGATCTGGGATGTCATCGCAGCCATTAGAATTGGCGAGACCGGCTACGCCATTGTTGTCGATGACTCCGGTCATCTGATCGCACATCCCGATATCAGTCTGGTTCTGCGCGGCCGCGCCAGCTCGGGCAGTTTCGGCCGGATCAAGCATCTCGCCGGCGCGGCGAGCGGAGCGGCGGTGATAACCGGGGACCGAGGCAACCCGGTGGTGGCACTATCCGTTCAGGCCGCCGATGTGGGATGGACGGTGATCGCGATGCAGCCGGCCTCGGAAGCCTTTGCATCAATTCGCGCGGCGTTGTGGCGCTCGTCAATTCTCATTGCGTTTGGTGTTCTCATCGCGCTGGCGCTCGCCTATTGGCGCGCGCACAGAATGTCCGGCCCGATCAAGCAACTGGAAGAGGGCGTGGAGCGGATCAGAACCGGACAATTCGAGCATCGCATCAAAATCTTCAGCGGCGACGAGTTGCAGCAACTGGCGTTGCGCTTCAATGAAATGGCTTCTGAACTGGCGATCTCGCAGCAGAAATCTGCGCGGATCGAACGGCTGAAGCAGTTCCTGCCATCACAGGTCGCCGAATTGGTCGAGCACTCTCATGAACTGCTCGAAGGGCAGCGACGTGAAGTGGCTGTCATTTTTGGCGACTTACGCGGCTTCACGGCGTTCTCCACGCGCAATGAACCCGATGTCATCATGGCCGTCATGCGAGAGTACTACGAGGCCGTCGGCGTCGTGACGACTCGTCACGAGGCAACGCTCATCGGCTTTGATGGCGACGGAGTCATGCTCCTGGTCAATGCCCCGGTCGCATGCGAACAGCCGGCAACTCAAGCGGTCCGACTCGCGATCGACCTGCAAATGACGGTGCAGTCCCTTGCCGGCAAATGGTGCGACGCCGGCCACGCGATCGGCTTTGGTGTGGGCGTTGCCATGGGACCGGCAACGGTGGGAACGGTTGGTTATAACGGTCGGCTGGACTACACGGCGATGGGAGCCGTGGTGAATTTGGCGTCGCGGCTCTGCAATCTCGCGAAGGACGCGCAGATCCTGGCTGATCCCACCATCGCTGGAAGGGTAAGGGATAGCGTTCCGTTGGCATCGCTCGGACAGCGGACCATCAAAGGCTACGACCAGGCCCTCGAAGTCTTTGCTGTCGCACCTGCTGACCTGCCGTTGAAACCGCCGGGCTCGGGACAGCGCCGGCGAGAGAAAGAACCTCAGGACCACTGA
- a CDS encoding DJ-1/PfpI family protein has protein sequence MSAPLQIGLLVFPRVTQLDFTGPLQVFSAVPGAQLHLIWKRIEPVPSDSALIVTPTTTFADCPQLDVICVPGGRGTDDLLNDEEVLDFLRRQAGSAKYVTSVCTGSLALGAAGLLKGYRAATHWSAMEMLSQFGATPTKTRVCVDRNRVTGGGVTAGIDFALTLVSILVNRTAAEAIQLGIEYNPAPPFNSGSPDTAPDEVLARVKERIAPLQAYRLDAVERAAARVM, from the coding sequence ATGTCGGCGCCACTCCAGATTGGACTTTTGGTGTTCCCGCGCGTCACCCAGCTCGACTTCACCGGCCCGTTGCAGGTGTTCTCCGCCGTGCCCGGCGCCCAGCTGCACTTGATCTGGAAGCGGATCGAGCCGGTGCCGAGCGATTCCGCGCTCATCGTGACGCCGACCACGACATTCGCCGACTGCCCGCAACTCGACGTGATCTGCGTGCCCGGCGGCCGCGGCACTGACGACCTGCTCAATGACGAGGAGGTGCTCGACTTCCTGCGCCGGCAGGCCGGGAGCGCCAAATACGTCACCTCGGTCTGCACGGGTTCGCTGGCGCTCGGCGCCGCCGGCCTGTTGAAGGGTTACCGCGCCGCCACCCATTGGAGCGCGATGGAGATGCTCAGCCAGTTCGGCGCGACGCCGACTAAGACGCGCGTCTGCGTCGATCGCAATCGCGTGACGGGCGGCGGCGTCACCGCGGGAATCGATTTCGCGCTGACGCTGGTGTCGATCCTGGTCAACCGCACCGCGGCGGAGGCGATCCAGCTCGGGATCGAATACAATCCGGCGCCGCCGTTCAATTCCGGCTCGCCCGATACCGCGCCCGACGAGGTCCTTGCTCGCGTCAAGGAGCGCATCGCGCCTTTGCAGGCCTACCGCCTCGATGCCGTCGAACGCGCGGCGGCGCGAGTGATGTAG
- a CDS encoding methyltransferase — translation MATNALSDLTRLINGYQISQAIHVAARLRIADHLSRGPLSSNELAQLSGSHPRTLYRILRALASVGVFHEAENKTFSLSPMGACLRSDSPTPLDGWAAYVGRPYAWQAWGHLEHSVRTGESAFRHLNGQSVWEYRSTRPDENAIFNRAMTANSRGAIEAIIAAYDFSSFRHVADIGGGEGQLLAGVLAANKGLRGTLFDQPHMVGKATEVLNQHGVADRCEIVGGSFFETIPEGADAYVMRAIIHDWDDKEAISILKTCRRAMTADARLLLIERVVEPPNEGPISKFSDLNMLVMLGALERSYDEYSALCRTAGFEMRGTARAGSHFQVIEAVPT, via the coding sequence ATGGCCACCAATGCTTTGTCGGACCTTACACGGCTGATTAACGGTTATCAGATTTCGCAGGCCATTCACGTGGCGGCCCGGCTTCGCATAGCCGACCACCTTAGTCGCGGGCCCCTAAGCAGCAACGAACTTGCTCAGCTCAGCGGATCGCACCCGAGGACACTTTATCGCATCTTGCGGGCGCTGGCTTCAGTCGGTGTTTTCCATGAGGCCGAGAACAAAACGTTCTCGCTCAGCCCGATGGGCGCGTGTCTTCGTTCCGACTCGCCGACTCCACTCGACGGCTGGGCCGCATATGTCGGCCGACCTTATGCCTGGCAGGCCTGGGGCCATCTTGAACACAGCGTCCGCACCGGCGAGAGTGCCTTTCGGCATCTCAATGGTCAGAGCGTATGGGAGTATCGAAGCACCCGACCAGATGAGAACGCGATCTTCAACCGAGCCATGACGGCCAATTCCCGCGGCGCGATCGAAGCTATTATCGCCGCCTACGATTTCAGCAGCTTTCGTCACGTCGCGGATATCGGGGGTGGTGAAGGCCAACTGCTGGCGGGAGTTCTCGCCGCAAACAAGGGCCTGCGCGGAACGCTGTTCGATCAGCCGCACATGGTTGGCAAGGCTACCGAAGTTCTGAACCAACATGGTGTCGCCGACAGATGCGAAATCGTCGGAGGCAGTTTCTTTGAAACCATCCCGGAGGGGGCTGACGCCTATGTAATGCGGGCGATTATCCACGATTGGGACGATAAGGAAGCGATTTCTATCCTGAAGACCTGCCGTCGCGCTATGACGGCTGATGCCAGATTACTCCTCATTGAACGTGTGGTGGAGCCGCCGAACGAGGGGCCGATCTCGAAATTCAGTGACCTCAATATGCTCGTCATGCTCGGGGCGCTTGAACGGAGCTACGACGAGTATTCCGCGCTATGTCGAACGGCCGGATTTGAAATGCGCGGCACAGCTCGCGCAGGCTCGCACTTCCAGGTCATCGAGGCAGTTCCCACTTAG
- a CDS encoding DUF899 family protein, which translates to MEHLHYPNESTEYRAARNALLDEEIALRAQIEAVSARRRALPLGGEVPRDYVFERIGKTSMPEQVRMSELFGPHDTLILYSFMYGPERELPCPGCTHLLDGLDGAARHIGERAALHIVAKSPIARLAAWAHERGWEHLSLLSTAGNSFDADYFGDTSKFPKGMRAQHHVPDGQNWDETIFNVFRKANGKIRHFWGSEMSFAPPAPKQHHRAGDLVDPLWGLLDMTPEGRGDFFPKVRYD; encoded by the coding sequence ATGGAGCATCTCCACTACCCCAACGAAAGCACCGAGTATCGTGCCGCGCGAAATGCGTTGCTGGACGAGGAGATTGCCCTCCGGGCTCAGATTGAGGCCGTTTCCGCCAGGCGTCGCGCGCTGCCGCTCGGCGGCGAGGTGCCCCGGGATTACGTCTTCGAGCGCATCGGCAAAACGAGCATGCCGGAACAGGTCAGGATGTCGGAGCTGTTCGGCCCGCATGACACGCTGATCCTGTACAGCTTCATGTATGGGCCGGAGCGCGAGCTGCCCTGCCCCGGCTGCACCCATTTGCTTGACGGGCTCGACGGCGCCGCACGGCATATCGGCGAGCGTGCAGCGCTTCACATCGTTGCGAAATCGCCGATCGCGCGTCTCGCCGCCTGGGCTCACGAACGCGGTTGGGAACATCTGTCGCTGCTGTCCACCGCCGGCAACAGCTTTGATGCGGACTACTTCGGCGATACCTCGAAATTCCCCAAGGGTATGCGTGCGCAGCACCACGTTCCCGACGGGCAGAACTGGGACGAGACGATCTTCAACGTCTTCAGGAAAGCGAATGGCAAGATCAGGCACTTCTGGGGCTCGGAGATGAGCTTCGCGCCGCCCGCGCCGAAGCAGCATCATCGCGCCGGTGATCTGGTCGATCCGCTCTGGGGCCTGCTCGACATGACGCCTGAAGGCCGCGGCGACTTCTTCCCGAAGGTGCGCTACGACTGA
- a CDS encoding ABC transporter substrate-binding protein encodes MKRREFILLIGGGLAWPAIARAQGGAKLHRIFWVSTQSEPDPFLDGFREGMRALGYVEGKTVTFETHYAPGDPQALRKIVSELQRGDIDLVVSSGPATRVMTAVTDIPVLFALSGDPVALGVVKSLAHPGTNFTGSTFLSLELAGKRVELLKDIYPKLRKLAVFSNTDHPGEPLEWRATLESCRNLGIEAAYVPFCGAREIENGLMAAGKVDADALLVFPDAVTLVHRAKIAEFAIAHRLPSMFGWSEYCDAGGLLSYGANQRTTYFRLATYADRILRGENPSDLPVMRPEKFELAVNLNTARLLGIDLDVSSILFRASKVIS; translated from the coding sequence ATGAAAAGACGAGAGTTCATCTTGTTGATTGGTGGAGGACTGGCCTGGCCTGCGATCGCACGGGCGCAGGGCGGAGCCAAGCTGCATCGTATCTTCTGGGTCTCGACTCAGTCCGAACCGGATCCCTTCCTGGACGGCTTTCGCGAGGGAATGCGCGCGCTGGGATACGTCGAGGGCAAGACCGTAACCTTCGAGACGCATTATGCCCCCGGAGATCCGCAGGCACTGCGCAAGATCGTCTCCGAGTTGCAGCGAGGGGATATCGACCTTGTGGTCTCGAGCGGTCCGGCGACACGCGTGATGACTGCGGTCACCGACATCCCCGTGCTGTTTGCATTGAGCGGTGACCCCGTCGCTTTGGGTGTGGTGAAGAGCCTTGCTCACCCCGGCACCAATTTCACCGGCAGCACATTCCTGTCGCTCGAGCTGGCAGGAAAGCGCGTCGAGCTGCTCAAGGACATTTATCCAAAGCTGCGAAAACTGGCGGTCTTCTCGAACACGGATCATCCGGGAGAGCCACTGGAATGGCGAGCGACTTTGGAGTCGTGCCGGAATCTCGGCATTGAGGCAGCCTACGTTCCGTTCTGTGGCGCTCGCGAAATCGAGAATGGGTTGATGGCTGCCGGCAAAGTGGACGCGGATGCTCTCCTCGTGTTTCCCGATGCTGTGACGCTGGTGCATCGTGCGAAGATTGCGGAGTTTGCAATCGCGCACCGGCTGCCTTCGATGTTTGGCTGGTCCGAATATTGTGACGCTGGAGGTCTCCTAAGTTACGGCGCAAACCAGCGCACGACCTATTTTCGGCTTGCCACTTACGCCGATCGCATCCTGCGCGGTGAAAATCCGTCAGATCTTCCGGTGATGCGCCCGGAGAAGTTTGAACTGGCAGTCAATCTGAACACAGCCAGGCTTCTGGGTATCGACCTGGATGTGTCGTCGATCCTGTTTCGCGCCAGCAAGGTGATCTCCTGA
- a CDS encoding BA14K family protein has translation MKSLKVLSAAATLALVLPLATPSFAQGHGGRGGGGGGGGAHFGGGGGARIGGGGAAFHGGGGNFGAGAAMRPSGGNFAAGAAVRPSGGSFAAGTAVRPSSGFVGGMASRPTVAPSFSGPRSVATAGNWQGGSGNWSGRRWHHRGGGFWPGFAAGAAIGGLGSYAYYGGGYYDDPYYYGDSYYDEPSVAVVPDGGGDSAAYCAQRYRSYDPASGTYLGYDGQRHPCP, from the coding sequence ATGAAAAGTCTGAAAGTCTTGAGCGCGGCAGCCACCTTGGCGCTGGTTCTTCCGCTGGCGACGCCGAGCTTCGCACAGGGCCATGGTGGTCGCGGCGGTGGTGGCGGTGGCGGGGGTGCTCACTTTGGCGGCGGCGGCGGCGCGAGGATTGGCGGCGGCGGCGCGGCCTTCCACGGCGGCGGCGGCAATTTCGGGGCCGGCGCGGCGATGCGCCCGAGCGGTGGCAACTTCGCGGCCGGCGCAGCGGTGCGTCCGAGCGGCGGCAGTTTCGCGGCCGGCACGGCGGTACGTCCGAGCAGCGGTTTCGTAGGCGGCATGGCGAGCCGTCCCACCGTAGCGCCGTCCTTCAGCGGGCCGCGCAGCGTCGCAACCGCGGGCAATTGGCAAGGCGGCAGCGGCAATTGGAGCGGTCGTCGCTGGCACCATCGTGGTGGCGGATTCTGGCCCGGCTTCGCGGCCGGTGCCGCGATCGGCGGCCTCGGCTCGTATGCCTATTACGGCGGCGGGTACTACGACGACCCCTACTACTATGGCGACAGTTACTATGACGAGCCGTCAGTGGCGGTGGTGCCCGACGGTGGCGGCGATTCCGCGGCCTACTGCGCGCAGCGTTACAGATCGTATGATCCGGCCTCCGGCACATATCTCGGCTATGACGGTCAGCGTCATCCCTGCCCGTAA
- a CDS encoding CHASE3 domain-containing protein: MIPTQRVILGAGLAILLIITAASIALDVKSRSEAAWVNHTVQVQKKISDLRVLLRRAESAARGYELYRNPGFKDEFEAVHAQIAPALADLKRGVRDNPDQVALLEGTEPLALRRVEIAAEAMRLRAMNDQAGITALNSKAEGRGLMDTVMANLDHLSADEERLLAARSQDSRRTGIVLLGIDVAGALVILLLVVMVMRESQRTQFALKSTLLETTAAKEQLEAAVAERTEHLVVAHDELRLSVNVLQSTFRSMAEAVLVIDAEGNVLLSNPAAERMLLHRTGMNLGNLRALSDVFHGDGVTPMKAKELPSARVLSGEEFEDLEMIVRPHSGNQIRHLMISGRPMLDGQGDISGAVLVYHDATTSRETERQLHQSQKLDAIGKLTGGVAHDFNNMLTVISGNTETLVASLKQQPELQRVARLIDDAAERCAELIQHLLAFARRQPLQPRNVEINAAIADIAKLLRPTLGEQIQIETVLEQGPMTAHIDPSRLTNAVLNMAINARDAMPNGGKLLLETHRVVLDEAYAQANAEVRPGPYVMLAVSDTGTGMSADTQQMAFEPFFTTKEVGKGSGLGLSMVYGFVKQSGGHIKIYSEEGHGTTIKLYLPPGEGAPDAAANVAPQAEGGAETIFVVEDDSLVRNFVTAQLQSLGYKTIAAPDSRAALELIEAGQAFDLLFTDVVIPGGISGRELAEKVAKLRPGLKVLYTSGYTDNAIVHHGKLDDGVLLLTKPYRRNQLAEMIRKALNGGGMAAS; encoded by the coding sequence TTGATTCCAACGCAGCGCGTCATTCTCGGTGCTGGACTTGCAATCCTCCTGATCATCACCGCAGCCTCGATCGCCCTCGACGTGAAGTCGCGGTCCGAGGCCGCGTGGGTCAATCACACCGTCCAGGTGCAGAAGAAGATCTCCGATCTGCGCGTGCTGCTGCGCCGCGCCGAGAGCGCCGCGCGCGGCTACGAGCTCTATCGCAACCCGGGCTTCAAGGACGAGTTCGAGGCGGTCCACGCCCAGATCGCGCCGGCTCTCGCCGATCTCAAGCGCGGCGTGCGCGACAATCCCGATCAGGTCGCGCTGCTGGAGGGCACCGAGCCGCTGGCGTTGCGCCGGGTCGAGATCGCCGCCGAGGCGATGCGCCTGCGCGCCATGAACGACCAGGCCGGCATTACCGCGCTCAACAGCAAGGCCGAAGGCCGCGGCCTGATGGACACGGTGATGGCCAATCTCGACCATTTGAGCGCAGATGAGGAGCGCCTGCTCGCCGCGCGCTCCCAGGATTCGCGCCGCACCGGCATCGTGCTGCTCGGCATCGACGTCGCCGGCGCGCTGGTGATCCTGCTGCTGGTCGTGATGGTGATGCGCGAGAGCCAGCGCACCCAGTTCGCGCTCAAGAGCACGCTATTGGAGACCACGGCCGCCAAGGAGCAGCTCGAGGCCGCGGTCGCGGAGCGCACCGAGCATCTGGTCGTCGCGCATGACGAGCTGCGGTTGTCGGTCAACGTGCTCCAGAGCACCTTTCGCAGCATGGCGGAGGCTGTGCTGGTCATCGACGCCGAGGGCAACGTCCTTCTGTCCAATCCGGCCGCCGAGCGCATGCTGCTGCATCGCACCGGCATGAACCTCGGCAATCTGCGGGCGTTGTCCGACGTCTTTCACGGCGACGGCGTCACGCCGATGAAGGCAAAGGAGCTGCCTTCGGCGCGCGTGCTGAGCGGCGAGGAGTTCGAAGATCTGGAGATGATCGTCCGCCCGCACAGCGGCAATCAGATCCGCCATCTCATGATCAGCGGCCGGCCGATGCTGGACGGGCAAGGCGACATCTCGGGCGCGGTGCTGGTCTATCACGACGCGACCACTTCGCGCGAGACCGAGCGGCAACTGCACCAGTCGCAGAAGCTGGATGCCATCGGCAAGCTGACCGGCGGTGTCGCGCACGACTTCAACAACATGCTGACCGTCATCTCCGGCAACACGGAGACGCTGGTCGCGAGCCTGAAGCAGCAGCCGGAGCTGCAGCGCGTGGCGCGCCTGATCGACGATGCCGCCGAGCGTTGCGCCGAGCTGATCCAGCACCTGCTCGCGTTTGCGCGCCGGCAGCCGCTGCAGCCGCGCAACGTCGAGATCAACGCCGCGATTGCCGACATCGCCAAACTGCTGCGCCCCACGCTCGGCGAGCAGATCCAGATCGAGACGGTGCTGGAACAGGGGCCGATGACGGCGCATATCGATCCGTCCCGGCTCACCAATGCCGTGCTCAACATGGCGATCAACGCCCGCGACGCCATGCCGAACGGCGGCAAGCTGCTGCTGGAGACCCACCGCGTCGTTCTCGACGAGGCCTATGCGCAGGCCAATGCGGAGGTTCGGCCCGGCCCCTATGTGATGCTCGCGGTCAGCGACACCGGCACCGGCATGTCGGCCGATACCCAGCAGATGGCATTCGAGCCGTTCTTCACCACCAAGGAGGTCGGCAAGGGATCTGGCCTCGGCCTCTCCATGGTCTATGGCTTCGTCAAGCAGTCCGGCGGCCACATCAAGATCTACAGCGAGGAAGGCCACGGCACCACGATCAAGCTCTATCTGCCGCCGGGTGAAGGCGCGCCGGACGCGGCCGCGAATGTCGCGCCGCAGGCCGAAGGCGGTGCCGAGACCATTTTCGTGGTCGAGGACGATTCGCTGGTGCGCAACTTCGTCACCGCGCAGCTCCAGAGCCTCGGCTACAAGACCATCGCCGCGCCCGACAGCCGGGCGGCGCTGGAATTGATCGAGGCCGGCCAGGCCTTCGATCTCTTGTTCACCGACGTCGTCATCCCCGGCGGCATCAGCGGGCGCGAGCTCGCCGAGAAGGTGGCCAAGCTCCGCCCCGGGCTGAAGGTGCTCTACACCTCCGGCTACACCGACAACGCCATCGTCCACCACGGCAAGCTGGATGACGGCGTGCTGCTGCTGACAAAGCCTTATCGCCGCAACCAGCTCGCCGAGATGATCCGGAAGGCGCTGAATGGCGGCGGGATGGCGGCGAGCTAG
- a CDS encoding NADH:ubiquinone oxidoreductase subunit NDUFA12, with product MKQFFLKFFTWWSGQTFGTQLWTKRYGELVGQDEQGNLYYRTRGGEIDPTLGFERRWVIYNGYAEASRIPPAWHGWIHHVVDTPPTEINYQPREWEKPHQPNLTGTAKAYRPSGSTLASGKRPKATGDYQPWTPG from the coding sequence ATGAAACAATTCTTTCTCAAGTTCTTCACCTGGTGGAGTGGCCAGACGTTTGGCACCCAGCTCTGGACCAAGCGGTACGGGGAGCTGGTCGGCCAGGACGAGCAGGGCAACCTCTATTATCGCACCCGCGGCGGGGAGATCGATCCGACCCTCGGCTTCGAGCGGCGCTGGGTGATCTATAATGGCTATGCCGAGGCGAGCCGCATCCCGCCGGCCTGGCATGGCTGGATTCATCACGTCGTCGACACCCCGCCGACCGAGATCAACTACCAGCCCCGCGAGTGGGAAAAGCCGCACCAGCCGAATCTCACCGGCACGGCCAAGGCCTACCGGCCCTCCGGCTCGACGCTCGCCAGCGGCAAGCGTCCCAAGGCGACCGGCGACTACCAGCCCTGGACGCCCGGCTAG
- a CDS encoding DMT family transporter: protein MHDSTRRDARPRIAPAGLMFLAITSIGWGFNWPVTKFLLAELPPLTLRGVTGVLGAVLLAALALIRRQSLKVEPGIWPRLLIAAMLNVTGWMVLMGLALLWLPASEAALIAYTMPVWASIIAWPVLGERPTVLRTLGLVMAFAGLASIMGGNGIATSAEKAPGIIMALGGALGFAIGTVFSKKYPIHLPPITAAAWQIGIGCLPISVIGLLVETTHLDKVTPVGWWLLVYSTVVQFCIAYVSWFAALSRLPASVAAIGTMAVPVIGVVASALALGEPLGAGQIAGLVFTLAAVVLATR from the coding sequence ATGCATGATTCGACTCGCCGGGATGCGCGGCCGCGCATCGCCCCGGCCGGCCTGATGTTCCTCGCGATCACCTCGATCGGCTGGGGTTTCAATTGGCCGGTGACGAAATTCCTGCTCGCCGAGCTGCCGCCGCTCACCCTGCGCGGGGTCACGGGCGTGCTCGGGGCCGTGCTGCTGGCGGCGCTCGCGCTCATCCGCCGGCAGAGCCTGAAAGTGGAGCCGGGGATCTGGCCGCGCCTCCTCATCGCCGCCATGCTCAACGTCACCGGCTGGATGGTGCTGATGGGGCTGGCGCTGCTCTGGCTGCCGGCGAGCGAGGCAGCGCTGATCGCCTACACCATGCCGGTCTGGGCCTCGATCATCGCCTGGCCGGTGCTGGGGGAGCGGCCGACCGTGCTGCGCACCCTCGGGCTGGTGATGGCCTTTGCGGGCCTCGCCTCGATCATGGGCGGCAACGGCATTGCCACCAGCGCGGAGAAGGCGCCGGGAATCATCATGGCGCTGGGCGGCGCGCTGGGCTTCGCCATCGGCACGGTGTTCTCGAAGAAGTACCCGATCCATCTGCCGCCGATCACGGCCGCGGCCTGGCAGATCGGGATCGGCTGCCTGCCGATCTCGGTCATCGGCCTCCTGGTCGAGACCACGCATCTGGACAAGGTGACGCCGGTCGGCTGGTGGCTGCTGGTCTATTCCACCGTGGTGCAGTTCTGCATCGCCTATGTCAGCTGGTTCGCGGCGCTGTCGCGCCTGCCGGCTTCCGTCGCCGCGATCGGCACCATGGCGGTGCCGGTGATCGGCGTCGTCGCCTCCGCGCTTGCGCTCGGCGAGCCGCTCGGGGCAGGGCAGATCGCGGGGCTGGTCTTCACGCTGGCTGCCGTGGTGCTGGCGACGCGCTAG
- a CDS encoding response regulator — protein MPRILVVDDDPMVGATIEVLLQRQGFDVTLADGGETGLAALEAQAYDVMLVDIFMPHMRGFESIRIFHERAPAIPLIAMSGYAFASSASPSPDFLRMALELGASRCLRKPFTPEALLTSIRECLAGESAKDKKEAP, from the coding sequence ATGCCGCGTATCCTCGTGGTAGATGACGATCCGATGGTCGGTGCGACCATCGAGGTCCTCCTCCAACGTCAGGGCTTCGACGTCACGCTGGCTGACGGCGGCGAAACGGGATTGGCTGCGCTGGAAGCGCAGGCCTACGACGTGATGCTGGTCGATATCTTCATGCCGCACATGCGCGGCTTCGAATCCATCCGCATCTTTCACGAGCGCGCGCCGGCGATTCCGCTGATCGCGATGTCCGGCTATGCCTTCGCCTCGTCCGCCTCGCCCTCTCCCGATTTCCTGCGCATGGCGCTGGAGCTCGGCGCGAGCCGCTGCCTGCGCAAGCCGTTCACGCCGGAAGCGCTGCTGACCAGCATCCGGGAATGTCTCGCCGGCGAGAGCGCAAAGGACAAGAAAGAAGCCCCTTGA